The Pan troglodytes isolate AG18354 chromosome 1, NHGRI_mPanTro3-v2.0_pri, whole genome shotgun sequence genome includes a region encoding these proteins:
- the OR6N2 gene encoding olfactory receptor 6N2 translates to MDQYNHSSLAEFVFLGFASVGYVRGWLFVLLLLAYLFTICGNMLIFSVIRLDAALHTPMYHFVSVLSFLELWYTATTIPKMLSNILSEKKTISFAGCLLQIYFFHSLGASECYLLTAMAYDRYLAICRPLHYPIIMTTTLCAKMAAACWTCGFLCPISEVILASQLPFCAYNEIQHIFCDFPPLLSLACKDTSANILVDFAINAFIILITFLFIMISYARIIGAVLKIKTASGRKKAFSTCASHLAVVLVFFGSIIFMYVRLKKSYSLTLDRTLAIVYSILTPMVNPIIYSLRNKELIKAIKRTIFQKGDKASLAHL, encoded by the coding sequence atggatCAATACAACCATTCAAGCCTGGCTGAATTTGTGTTCCTTGGCTTTGCCAGTGTGGGCTATGTCAGGGGCTGGCTTTTTGTCCTGCTGCTATTGGCATACCTGTTCACCATCTGTGGTAACATGCTCATCTTCTCAGTCATCCGACTGGATGCAGCTCTGCACACACCTATGTACCACTTTGTCAGTGTTCTTTCCTTCTTGGAGTTGTGGTATACAGCTACCACTATCCCTAAGATGTTGTCTAATATTCTCAGTGAGAAGAAAACCATTTCTTTTGCAGGATGCCTCCTTCAGATCTACTTCTTCCACTCCTTGGGAGCGTCTGAATGCTACCTTCTTACAGCCATGGCCTATGATAGATACCTGGCCATTTGTCGGCCCCTCCACTACCCTATAATTATGACCACCACACTCTGTGCCAAGATGGCTGCTGCTTGTTGGACTTGTGGCTTCCTGTGTCCCATTTCTGAGGTCATCCTTGCCTCCCAGCTCCCATTTTGTGCTTACAATGAAATCCAACACATTTTCTGTGACTTTCCACCTTTGCTGAGCTTGGCCTGCAAGGACACATCCGCTAACATTCTGGTGGACTTTGCCATTAATGCTTTCATAATTCTTATCACTTTCCTCTTTATCATGATTTCTTATGCAAGGATCATTGGGGCTGTGCTGAAGATAAAAACAGCATCAGGAAGAAAGAAGGCCTTTTCTACCTGTGCCTCACATCTTGCTGTGGTCCTCGTCTTCTTTGGGAGCATCATCTTCATGTATGTGCGGCTAAAGAAGAGCTATTCCCTGACCCTTGACCGAACACTTGCTATAGTTTACTCCATACTAACACCAATGGTCAATCCAATTATCTACAGTCTTCGTAACAAGGAACTCATTAAAGCTATCAAGAGGACCATCTTCCAGAAGGGAGATAAAGCTAGTCTTGCTCATCTTTGA
- the OR6N1 gene encoding olfactory receptor 6N1 — MDTGNWSQVTEFIILGFPHLQGVQIYLFLLLLLIYLMTVLGNLLIFLVVCLDSRLHTPMYHFVSTLSFSELGYTAATIPKMLANLLSEKKTISFSGCLLQIYFFHSLGATECYLLTAMAYDRYLAICRPLHYPTLMTPILCAEIAIGCWLGGLAGPVVEISLISRLPFCGPNRIQHVFCDFPPVLSLACTDTSINVLVDFVINSCKILATFLLILCSYVQIICTVLRIPSAAGKRKAISTCASHLTVVLIFYGSILFMYVRLKKSYSLDYDQALAVVYSVLTPFLNPFIYSLRNKEIKEAVRRQLKRIGILA; from the coding sequence ATGGACACAGGGAACTGGAGCCAGGTAACAGAATTCATCATCTTGGGCTTCCCCCATCTCCAGGGTGTCCAGATTTATCTCTTCCTCTTGTTGCTTCTCATTTACCTCATGACTGTGTTGGGAAACCTGCTGATATTCCTGGTGGTCTGCCTGGACTCCCGGCTTCACACACCCATGTACCACTTTGTCAGCACTCTCTCCTTCTCAGAGCTTGGCTATACAGCTGCCACCATCCCTAAGATGCTGGCAAACTTGCTCAGTGAGAAAAAGACCATTTCATTCTCTGGGTGTCTCCTGCAGATCTATTTCTTTCACTCCCTTGGAGCGACTGAGTGCTATCTCCTGACAGCTATGGCCTACGATAGGTATTTAGCCATCTGCCGGCCCCTCCACTACCCAACCCTCATGACCCCAATACTCTGTGCAGAGATTGCCATTGGCTGTTGGTTGGGAGGCTTGGCTGGGCCAGTAGTTGAAATTTCCTTGATTTCACGCCTCCCATTCTGTGGCCCCAATCGCATTCAGCACGTCTTTTGTGACTTCCCTCCTGTGCTGAGTTTGGCTTGCACTGATACGTCTATAAATGTCCTAGTAGATTTTGTTATAAATTCCTGCAAGATCCTAGCCACCTTCCTGCTGATCCTCTGCTCCTATGTGCAGATCATCTGCACAGTGCTCAGAATTCCCTCAGCTGCCGGCAAGAGGAAGGCCATCTCCACGTGTGcctcccacctcactgtggtTCTCATCTTCTATGGGAGCATCCTTTTCATGTATGTGCGGCTGAAGAAGAGCTACTCACTGGACTATGACCAGGCCCTGGCAGTGGTCTACTCAGTGCTCACACCCTTCCTCAACCCCTTCATCTACAGCTTGCGCAACAAGGAGATCAAGGAGGCTGTGAGGAGGCAGCTAAAGAGAATTGGGATATTGGCATGA